From Chiloscyllium plagiosum isolate BGI_BamShark_2017 chromosome 38, ASM401019v2, whole genome shotgun sequence, a single genomic window includes:
- the znf511 gene encoding zinc finger protein 511 → MTPHCPQVGIYLPQSTGQYEICLQIHAILPPHSVSLERFSMFLSEVLSLIFQYLCLVESCTEKFKASSDRKKHMIKVHGYPSDFRFDKPKKPKCNQKNQSSHDIEMETSSCQKEANDTFCRTSTESMDYAPAETMEADSPSMSEEKSSIPKVQQRPSFSYKVPTTICFGHGSVRGFKNTRKKK, encoded by the exons ATGACCCCTCATTGTCCCCAAGTTGGGATTTATTTGCCACAGTCCACAGGGCAATATGAAATTTGTCTCCAAATTCATGCCATCTTACCTCCTCATAGTGTGTCCCTAGAAAGATTCAGTATGTTTTTAAGTGAAGTGCTTTCTTTGATTTTCCAGTATCTGTGTTTGGTAGAGAGTTGTACAGAAAAATTCAAGGCTTCCAGTGACCGGAAAAAGCATATGATCAAAGTTCATGGTTATCCATCTGACTTTAGATTTGACAAACCAAAGAAACCTAAATG CAATCAAAAGAATCAGAGTTCACATGACATAGAAATGGAAACATCCAGTTGTCAAAAAGAAGCAAATGATACTTTCTGCAGAACATCTACTGAATCAATGGATTATGCACCTGCAGAAACAATGGAAGCTGACAGTCCATCAATGTCAGAAGAGAAATCCAGTATTCCCAAAGTGCAGCAAAGGCCTTCCTTCTCTTACAA ggTACCAACAACAATTTGTTTTGGCCATGGATCAGTACGTGGCTTTAAGAATACAAGGAAAAAGAAGTGA